Proteins co-encoded in one Xanthomonas campestris pv. badrii genomic window:
- the ung gene encoding uracil-DNA glycosylase, which yields MTEGEGRIQLEPSWKAKVGDWLLRPQMQELSAFLRQRKAAGARVFPPGPQIFAAFDATPFEQVKVVILGQDPYHGEGQAHGLCFSVLPGVQVPPSLLNIYKEIQDDLGIARPDHGYLMPWARQGVLLLNAVLTVEQGRAGAHQNKGWEGFTDHVVETLNREREGLVFLLWGSYAQSKGKVIDQARHRVFKAPHPSPLSAHRGFLGCRHFSRTNEHLQRRGLGPIDWSLPPRNALDTTSATG from the coding sequence ATGACCGAAGGGGAGGGACGCATCCAGCTGGAACCGTCGTGGAAGGCAAAGGTGGGTGACTGGTTGCTGCGCCCGCAGATGCAGGAGTTGTCTGCGTTCCTGCGCCAGCGCAAGGCCGCCGGCGCGCGGGTGTTTCCGCCCGGTCCGCAGATCTTTGCCGCCTTCGATGCCACGCCGTTCGAGCAGGTCAAGGTGGTGATCCTCGGGCAGGACCCGTATCACGGCGAGGGCCAGGCGCATGGGCTGTGCTTTTCGGTGTTGCCGGGCGTGCAGGTGCCGCCGTCGCTGCTCAATATTTACAAGGAAATCCAGGACGATCTGGGCATCGCGCGTCCCGATCATGGCTATCTGATGCCGTGGGCGCGCCAGGGCGTGCTGTTGCTCAACGCGGTGCTGACGGTGGAGCAGGGCCGGGCCGGCGCGCACCAGAACAAGGGCTGGGAAGGCTTCACCGACCACGTGGTGGAAACGCTCAACCGCGAGCGCGAAGGACTGGTGTTCCTGCTGTGGGGCAGTTACGCACAGTCCAAGGGCAAGGTCATCGACCAGGCCCGGCACCGCGTGTTCAAGGCCCCACACCCTTCGCCGTTGTCGGCGCACCGCGGTTTCCTGGGATGCAGGCATTTCTCCAGGACCAACGAGCATCTGCAGCGCCGTGGTCTGGGCCCGATCGACTGGTCACTGCCGCCCCGCAACGCCCTGGACACAACCTCGGCCACCGGCTGA
- the trxA gene encoding thioredoxin TrxA, with the protein MSDKVQHVGDADFETAVLQSGEPVLVDFWAEWCGPCKMIAPVLDDLADTYQGRLKVAKVNVDQNRALAIKYHVRSIPMLLLFKDGEVQASQIGAVGKGQLTQMIDKTLGGAAA; encoded by the coding sequence GTGAGCGACAAGGTTCAACATGTCGGCGATGCCGATTTCGAGACAGCCGTACTGCAATCGGGCGAACCGGTTCTGGTGGATTTCTGGGCCGAGTGGTGCGGCCCGTGCAAGATGATCGCCCCGGTGCTGGACGATCTGGCCGATACATACCAGGGCAGGCTCAAGGTTGCCAAGGTCAATGTGGACCAGAACCGCGCCCTGGCCATCAAGTATCACGTCCGTTCCATCCCGATGCTGCTGTTGTTCAAGGATGGTGAGGTCCAGGCCAGCCAGATCGGGGCGGTTGGCAAGGGTCAGCTGACCCAGATGATCGACAAGACCCTGGGCGGCGCGGCCGCCTGA
- the rho gene encoding transcription termination factor Rho codes for MSDQPSSDTGSSVDAPVEKRVRKPRVSKTAVAHDDAGTQQPNLPLPASPAPDAPRAPQAPSHAAESAPAQTSGDGAAASSSAPSAHQGGDSQGESREGGQSQQQRFHQAQQQQNQNQAQSQGQQNQGQQQGHGQNGGQNQQGQGQNQQGNRRDRFRNRRDRGPRDRFGNDGGMASSDGSNEPFVPRPHPAVPEGFPVYSLSDLKRMPAQKLLDIADQLNIQEGVARARKQDVIFALLKVLTRHGEGVAADGVLEILPDGFGFLRAAEASYLAGPDDTYISPSQIRRFNLRTGDHLSGRIRFPKDGERYFALSIVDTINGEPLEASKNKVLFENLTPLFPRRRFRLERGDGSTEDITGRILDLMAPQGKGQRALIVSPPKAGKTMMMQQVATAITTNHPEVHMIVLLIDERPEEVTEMQRTVRGEVISSTFDEPAARHVQVAEMVIERAKRLVEHKKDVVILLDSITRLARAYNNVVPSSGKVLTGGVDANALHRPKRFFGAARNVEEGGSLTIIATALVETGSKMDEVIYEEFKGTGNSEVHLNRRITEKRVYPAIDINRSGTRREDLLIEPELLQKIWILRKLLHPMDEIAAMEFLLDKMKTTKSNDEFFSSMKR; via the coding sequence TTGTCCGATCAACCTTCCTCCGATACCGGGAGCAGCGTCGACGCTCCCGTCGAGAAGCGCGTGCGCAAGCCGCGCGTGAGCAAGACCGCCGTCGCCCATGACGATGCCGGCACGCAGCAACCCAACCTGCCCTTGCCCGCCAGCCCCGCACCCGACGCGCCCCGCGCTCCCCAGGCACCGTCGCACGCTGCCGAATCGGCACCGGCGCAGACCTCCGGCGATGGCGCCGCTGCCAGCAGCAGCGCTCCGAGCGCCCATCAGGGCGGCGACAGCCAGGGCGAGTCCCGCGAGGGCGGCCAGTCGCAGCAGCAGCGCTTCCATCAGGCGCAGCAACAGCAGAACCAGAATCAGGCGCAGAGCCAAGGCCAGCAGAACCAGGGCCAGCAGCAGGGGCATGGCCAGAACGGTGGCCAGAACCAGCAGGGCCAGGGGCAGAACCAGCAGGGCAATCGCCGCGACCGCTTTCGCAACCGCCGCGACCGCGGGCCGCGCGACCGGTTTGGCAACGACGGCGGCATGGCCTCTTCCGATGGCAGCAACGAGCCGTTCGTGCCGCGTCCGCACCCGGCCGTGCCGGAGGGCTTCCCGGTCTATTCGCTGAGCGACCTCAAACGCATGCCGGCGCAGAAGCTGCTGGATATTGCCGACCAGCTCAACATCCAGGAAGGCGTGGCGCGTGCCCGCAAGCAGGACGTGATCTTCGCCCTGCTCAAGGTGCTGACCCGTCATGGCGAAGGCGTTGCCGCCGACGGCGTGCTGGAAATCCTGCCCGATGGCTTCGGTTTCCTGCGCGCGGCCGAAGCCAGCTACCTGGCCGGCCCGGACGATACCTATATCTCGCCCAGCCAGATCCGCCGTTTCAACCTGCGTACCGGCGATCACCTGTCCGGCCGCATCCGCTTCCCCAAGGACGGCGAGCGCTATTTCGCGCTGTCGATCGTGGACACCATCAATGGTGAGCCGCTGGAAGCCAGCAAGAACAAGGTGCTGTTCGAGAACCTGACCCCGCTGTTCCCGCGTCGCCGCTTCCGTCTGGAACGTGGCGACGGGTCCACCGAGGACATCACCGGCCGCATCCTGGATCTGATGGCCCCGCAGGGTAAGGGTCAGCGTGCGCTGATCGTCTCCCCGCCCAAGGCCGGCAAGACGATGATGATGCAGCAGGTGGCCACGGCCATCACCACCAATCATCCCGAAGTGCACATGATCGTGCTGCTGATCGACGAGCGCCCTGAAGAAGTGACCGAAATGCAGCGCACCGTGCGCGGCGAGGTCATCTCCTCCACGTTCGACGAGCCGGCTGCGCGCCATGTGCAGGTTGCCGAGATGGTGATCGAGCGGGCCAAGCGCCTGGTCGAGCACAAGAAGGATGTGGTGATCCTGCTCGACTCGATCACGCGCCTGGCGCGCGCCTACAACAACGTGGTGCCCAGCTCCGGCAAGGTGCTCACCGGTGGTGTGGACGCCAACGCCCTGCACCGCCCGAAGCGTTTCTTCGGTGCGGCGCGTAACGTGGAAGAAGGCGGCTCGCTGACCATCATCGCCACGGCGCTGGTGGAAACCGGCAGCAAGATGGACGAGGTGATCTACGAAGAGTTCAAGGGCACCGGCAACAGCGAAGTGCATCTGAACCGTCGCATCACCGAAAAGCGCGTGTATCCGGCGATCGACATCAACCGCTCGGGCACGCGTCGCGAAGACCTGCTGATCGAGCCGGAGCTGCTGCAGAAGATCTGGATCCTGCGCAAGCTGCTGCACCCGATGGACGAAATCGCGGCAATGGAATTCCTGCTGGACAAGATGAAGACCACCAAGTCCAACGACGAGTTCTTCAGTTCGATGAAGCGCTGA
- the aceK gene encoding bifunctional isocitrate dehydrogenase kinase/phosphatase, protein MSQPPLPPQSERRALAIAHAVYEAFEDYHACFSEITARARQRFETRDWSGAREDAVARIALYDQYITECMLRLRAVLLGQAHDRALWMRARNHYAALLDGLIDQELYKTFYNTLTRRYFGTHGVDADIEFIALDIEPTDAITVPVARHTYAVSPGRLTDMLVRVLGDYAFAVPYAHRTRCAAAIAVRLLDDLAHWGEHPVRSVELLETVFYRERRAYLVGRVFGEHRFSPCVIALVNDDAGLRAEAVLTKRSDVAQLFSNSRSYFQADLSTVGDAVVFLRSLLTHKPVDELYTMLGRAKQGKTERYRTFFSHFQAQASEQLVHADGTPGMVMVVFTLPSYPLVFKLIRDRFAYPKTMSRAQVEGKYELVFQLDRIGRLLDAQPYRYLRFPKSRFSPALLQELQTSCATSLSEDGDDVLIALCYVQRRLRPLNLYLREQLPEAAHAAALDYGQAIKDMARNNIFPGDMLLKNFGITRHQRAVFYDYDELCLITECSFRDWPTPTTYEEQMAAEPWFHVGPRDVFPERFALFMGLPASQLQAVKHIHPELFDPQWWRDLQARLREDDYPDTPPYAESRRLA, encoded by the coding sequence ATGAGCCAGCCACCGTTACCGCCGCAGTCCGAACGCCGCGCGCTGGCAATCGCCCACGCCGTCTATGAAGCCTTCGAGGATTATCACGCCTGCTTTTCCGAGATCACCGCGCGTGCCCGTCAGCGTTTCGAAACGCGCGACTGGAGCGGTGCGCGCGAGGACGCGGTGGCGCGCATTGCGCTCTACGACCAGTACATCACCGAGTGCATGCTGCGCCTGCGTGCAGTGCTGCTGGGGCAGGCGCACGATCGCGCGCTGTGGATGCGTGCGCGCAATCACTACGCTGCGCTGCTGGACGGGTTGATCGATCAGGAACTGTACAAGACGTTCTACAACACCCTGACCCGGCGCTATTTCGGCACCCACGGCGTGGATGCCGATATCGAATTCATTGCGCTGGATATCGAGCCCACCGATGCCATCACCGTGCCGGTGGCGCGTCACACCTATGCGGTCTCGCCCGGCCGGCTGACCGACATGCTGGTGCGGGTGCTGGGCGACTACGCGTTCGCCGTGCCGTACGCGCACCGAACGCGGTGCGCGGCGGCCATTGCCGTGCGCCTGCTCGACGATCTGGCGCACTGGGGCGAGCACCCGGTGCGCAGCGTGGAGTTGCTGGAGACGGTGTTCTACCGCGAGCGCCGCGCCTATCTGGTTGGCCGCGTGTTCGGCGAGCATCGCTTCTCGCCGTGCGTGATCGCATTGGTCAACGACGACGCTGGCTTGCGTGCCGAAGCGGTATTGACCAAGCGCAGCGATGTCGCCCAACTGTTCAGTAATTCGCGCAGTTATTTTCAGGCCGACCTGTCGACGGTCGGCGATGCGGTGGTGTTCCTGCGCAGCCTGTTGACCCACAAGCCGGTGGACGAGTTGTACACCATGCTGGGCCGCGCCAAGCAGGGCAAGACCGAACGCTATCGCACGTTTTTCAGCCATTTCCAGGCGCAGGCGTCCGAGCAGCTGGTGCATGCCGATGGCACGCCGGGCATGGTCATGGTGGTATTCACGCTGCCCAGTTATCCGCTGGTGTTCAAGCTCATCCGCGACCGCTTCGCCTATCCCAAGACCATGAGTCGGGCGCAGGTAGAGGGCAAATACGAGTTGGTCTTCCAACTCGATCGCATCGGCCGCCTGCTCGACGCGCAGCCGTACCGCTACCTGCGCTTTCCCAAATCGCGCTTCTCGCCGGCACTGCTGCAAGAGCTGCAGACCAGCTGTGCAACGAGCCTGAGCGAAGATGGCGACGATGTACTGATCGCGCTGTGCTACGTGCAACGGCGCCTGCGCCCGCTCAATCTCTACCTGCGCGAACAACTGCCCGAGGCCGCGCATGCCGCAGCGCTGGACTACGGCCAGGCGATCAAGGACATGGCGCGCAACAACATCTTTCCCGGCGACATGCTGCTGAAGAACTTCGGCATCACCCGCCACCAGCGCGCGGTGTTCTACGACTACGACGAGCTGTGCCTGATCACCGAATGCAGCTTCCGCGACTGGCCCACGCCCACCACCTACGAAGAGCAGATGGCGGCCGAACCGTGGTTCCATGTCGGCCCGCGCGATGTGTTTCCCGAGCGCTTCGCCCTGTTCATGGGCCTGCCCGCCTCGCAGCTGCAAGCGGTCAAGCACATCCACCCGGAACTGTTCGACCCACAATGGTGGCGCGATCTACAGGCGCGCCTGCGCGAAGACGATTACCCGGACACACCGCCGTATGCGGAATCGCGGCGGCTGGCGTAG
- a CDS encoding LysR substrate-binding domain-containing protein: MSRPPLHALQGFVSAVRLGNLSRAAAAMHLTVSALSHQMRALEQRLGYPLLQRHARGVTATPQGQQLLERIAPHLDAIAEAFQPFGPRREDTLTLSITPSMASTWLVPRLGGFLADHPTIEINLFSSERLVDFERQQQVDGAMRIGAGQWPGVIAEPLFDEWLVPMASPALIARMGGADAPPLQHWPLLGDPDDAWLRWFAAFGGQAPRRYVAVLDESEAHHRAALDGVGVALGRVTRARLLLASGQLVALSTQRLKTGWSHYLVYPPRSAAHAGFLAFRAWLQVQAREHVAHAQQAATASLATPPVTPPRKRSRTLPP; the protein is encoded by the coding sequence ATGTCGCGTCCGCCGCTTCACGCCTTGCAAGGTTTCGTCAGCGCAGTGCGCCTGGGCAACCTGTCGCGCGCCGCTGCCGCGATGCATCTCACCGTCAGTGCGCTCAGCCACCAGATGCGTGCGCTCGAACAACGCCTGGGCTATCCACTGTTGCAGCGGCATGCGCGTGGCGTGACCGCCACGCCGCAAGGTCAGCAATTGCTGGAGCGCATCGCACCGCATCTGGACGCGATCGCCGAGGCCTTTCAGCCGTTTGGTCCGCGCCGCGAGGATACGCTGACCCTGAGCATCACCCCATCGATGGCATCCACCTGGCTGGTGCCGCGCCTGGGCGGTTTTCTGGCCGACCACCCCACCATCGAGATCAATCTGTTCTCCAGCGAGCGGCTGGTGGATTTCGAGCGCCAGCAGCAGGTCGATGGCGCCATGCGCATTGGCGCCGGGCAATGGCCGGGCGTCATCGCCGAGCCGCTGTTCGACGAATGGCTGGTCCCGATGGCAAGCCCGGCCCTGATCGCGCGCATGGGTGGCGCAGACGCACCGCCGCTGCAGCACTGGCCATTGCTGGGCGACCCGGACGACGCCTGGCTGCGCTGGTTTGCGGCGTTCGGCGGGCAGGCGCCACGGCGGTATGTCGCGGTGCTCGACGAATCCGAGGCGCATCACCGCGCCGCGCTGGATGGTGTCGGTGTCGCATTGGGGCGGGTCACGCGCGCACGCCTGCTGCTGGCGTCCGGCCAGCTGGTGGCGTTGTCCACGCAACGGCTCAAGACCGGCTGGTCGCACTATCTGGTGTATCCGCCACGCTCGGCTGCGCATGCCGGCTTTCTCGCGTTCCGCGCGTGGCTGCAGGTGCAGGCACGCGAACATGTCGCTCACGCACAGCAGGCCGCCACCGCGTCGCTGGCTACGCCGCCCGTCACGCCCCCTCGCAAGCGCTCCAGGACACTGCCGCCATGA
- a CDS encoding response regulator, whose product MHPPDLKHLISDAPRVMVVDGSKLVRKLIADVLKRDLPNVQVVGCASIAEARDALEAGAMDLVTTSLSLPDGDGLALARSVREAAGQAYVPVIVVSGDAQQHLVERRFTEYVTDYFDKALGHEALATFIRGYVQPEPVVGATVLYIEDSRVVAEATKRMLERQSLKVVHVLTAEDAFALLTAESLGRTERRIDVVLTDVTLKGELNGRDVVERIRIDFAYGKRRLPVLVMTGDTNPRNQSELLRAGANDLVQKPIEERLLVTKVLFQLRLARLEDQAVML is encoded by the coding sequence ATGCATCCACCAGATCTCAAGCACCTGATCAGCGACGCGCCGCGCGTGATGGTGGTCGATGGTTCCAAGCTGGTGCGCAAGCTCATTGCCGACGTGCTCAAGCGCGACCTGCCCAATGTGCAGGTGGTCGGCTGCGCCAGCATTGCCGAAGCGCGCGACGCGCTGGAAGCCGGCGCCATGGATCTGGTCACCACCTCGCTGTCGCTGCCCGACGGCGACGGCCTGGCGCTGGCGCGCAGCGTGCGCGAGGCCGCCGGCCAGGCCTATGTGCCGGTGATCGTGGTGTCCGGCGATGCGCAACAGCATCTGGTCGAACGTCGCTTCACCGAATACGTCACCGACTATTTCGACAAGGCGCTGGGCCACGAAGCCCTGGCCACCTTCATCCGCGGCTACGTGCAGCCCGAGCCGGTGGTGGGTGCCACCGTGCTGTACATCGAAGACAGCCGCGTGGTGGCCGAGGCGACCAAGCGCATGCTGGAGCGCCAGAGCCTGAAGGTGGTGCACGTGCTCACCGCCGAGGACGCATTCGCGCTGCTCACCGCCGAATCGCTGGGCCGCACCGAGCGCCGCATCGACGTGGTGCTGACCGACGTGACCCTGAAAGGCGAGCTCAATGGGCGCGATGTGGTCGAACGCATCCGTATCGACTTCGCCTACGGCAAGCGCCGCCTGCCGGTGCTGGTGATGACCGGCGACACGAACCCGCGCAACCAGTCCGAGCTGCTGCGCGCCGGTGCCAACGATCTGGTGCAAAAGCCCATCGAAGAGCGCCTGCTGGTGACCAAGGTGCTGTTCCAGCTGCGCCTGGCCCGCCTGGAAGACCAGGCCGTGATGCTATGA
- the ftsE gene encoding cell division ATP-binding protein FtsE, translating to MTVLRFDNVSKHYAGGHQALTDVSFEVADGEMLFVTGHSGAGKSTLLKLIHLSERPSQGAVLLGERNLLKVRGRQIPLHRRQVGAVYQDHRLLNDRSIAENVALPLILRGTRRAEIGKRVRSALERIGLAHREKALPSQLSAGEQQRVGIARAIVGEPRLLVADEPTGNLDPALAAEIMQLFAELPARGTSVLVVSHDLALLKQMRKRVLILDHGRLVDDISPQDLAE from the coding sequence ATGACCGTTCTGCGTTTCGACAACGTCAGCAAGCACTACGCCGGTGGCCACCAGGCGCTGACCGATGTCAGCTTCGAAGTGGCCGATGGCGAGATGCTGTTCGTGACCGGCCATTCCGGCGCCGGCAAAAGTACGTTGCTCAAATTGATCCACCTCAGCGAGCGGCCCAGCCAGGGCGCGGTGCTGCTGGGCGAACGCAACCTGCTCAAGGTGCGCGGCCGGCAGATTCCGCTGCATCGCCGGCAGGTGGGTGCGGTGTACCAGGACCACCGTCTGCTAAACGACCGCAGCATTGCCGAGAACGTGGCATTGCCGTTGATCCTGCGCGGCACCCGCCGCGCCGAGATCGGCAAGCGCGTGCGCTCGGCGCTGGAACGTATCGGCCTGGCCCATCGCGAAAAGGCGCTGCCGTCGCAGCTCTCCGCTGGCGAACAGCAGCGCGTGGGCATCGCCCGCGCCATCGTCGGCGAGCCGCGCTTGCTGGTGGCCGACGAACCCACCGGCAACCTCGACCCGGCCCTGGCCGCGGAGATCATGCAGCTGTTCGCCGAACTGCCGGCGCGCGGCACCAGCGTGCTGGTGGTCAGCCACGATCTGGCGCTGCTCAAGCAGATGCGCAAGCGCGTGCTGATCCTGGATCACGGCCGCCTGGTCGACGACATCTCGCCGCAGGATCTGGCCGAATGA
- the rhlB gene encoding ATP-dependent RNA helicase RhlB: MSDKPLTDLTFSSFDLHPALIAGLESAGFTRCTPIQALTLPVALPGGDVAGQAQTGTGKTLAFLVAVMNRLLIRPALADRKPEDPRALILAPTRELAIQIHKDAVKFGADLGLRFALVYGGVDYDKQRELLQQGVDVIIATPGRLIDYVKQHKVVSLHACEICVLDEADRMFDLGFIKDIRFLLRRMPERGTRQTLLFSATLSHRVLELAYEHMNEPEKLVVETESITAARVRQRIYFPSDEEKQTLLLGLLSRSEGARTMVFVNTKAFVERVARTLERHGYRVGVLSGDVPQKKRESLLNRFQKGQLEILVATDVAARGLHIDGVKYVYNYDLPFDAEDYVHRIGRTARLGEEGDAISFACERYAMSLPDIEAYIEQKIPVEPVTSELLTPLPRAPRVPVEGEEVDDDAGDSVGTIFREAREQRAADEARRGGGRNGPGGGGSRSGSGGGRRDGGSADGKPRPRRKPRVEGEAPVAAAASVPPVVADAVTVAPSIDADGERAPRKRRRRRKGRPVEGGEPVVASTPVPAPAAPRKPTQVVAKPVRAAAKPAGSPSLLSRIGRRLRSLVSGN, encoded by the coding sequence ATGAGCGACAAACCGCTGACCGATTTGACTTTTTCCTCGTTCGACCTGCATCCGGCGCTGATCGCCGGGCTGGAGAGCGCCGGGTTTACCCGTTGTACCCCGATCCAGGCGCTGACCCTGCCGGTCGCGCTGCCGGGCGGCGATGTCGCCGGCCAGGCCCAGACCGGCACCGGCAAGACCCTGGCGTTCCTGGTGGCGGTGATGAACCGCCTGCTGATCCGCCCGGCGCTGGCCGACCGCAAGCCGGAAGACCCGCGCGCGCTGATCCTGGCGCCCACCCGCGAACTGGCCATCCAGATCCACAAGGATGCGGTGAAGTTCGGCGCCGACCTGGGCCTGCGCTTTGCGCTGGTCTATGGCGGGGTGGATTACGACAAGCAGCGCGAACTGCTGCAGCAGGGCGTGGACGTGATCATCGCCACCCCGGGCCGGCTGATCGACTACGTCAAGCAGCACAAGGTAGTCTCGCTGCACGCCTGCGAGATCTGCGTGCTGGACGAAGCCGACCGCATGTTCGACCTGGGCTTCATCAAGGACATCCGCTTCCTGCTGCGGCGCATGCCCGAGCGCGGTACCCGGCAGACGCTGTTGTTCTCGGCCACGCTCAGCCACCGGGTGCTGGAGCTGGCCTACGAGCACATGAACGAGCCGGAAAAGCTGGTCGTCGAAACCGAAAGCATCACCGCCGCGCGGGTGCGCCAGCGCATCTATTTCCCGTCCGACGAAGAGAAGCAGACGCTCCTGTTGGGCTTGCTGTCGCGCAGCGAAGGCGCGCGCACCATGGTGTTCGTCAACACCAAGGCGTTCGTGGAGCGCGTGGCGCGCACCCTGGAGCGCCATGGCTACCGGGTCGGCGTGCTGTCGGGCGATGTGCCGCAGAAAAAGCGCGAATCGCTGCTCAACCGCTTCCAGAAGGGCCAGCTCGAAATCCTGGTGGCCACCGACGTGGCCGCGCGCGGTCTGCATATCGACGGGGTCAAGTACGTCTATAACTACGACCTGCCGTTCGACGCCGAAGATTACGTGCACCGCATCGGCCGCACCGCGCGGCTGGGCGAAGAGGGCGATGCAATCAGTTTCGCCTGCGAACGCTATGCGATGAGCCTGCCGGACATCGAGGCCTACATCGAGCAGAAGATCCCGGTCGAGCCGGTGACCTCCGAACTGCTGACCCCGCTGCCGCGCGCACCACGCGTGCCGGTGGAAGGCGAGGAGGTCGACGACGACGCGGGCGACAGCGTGGGCACGATCTTCCGCGAGGCGCGCGAGCAGCGTGCCGCCGACGAGGCCCGCCGTGGTGGCGGCCGCAACGGTCCGGGCGGTGGCGGTTCGCGCAGTGGTAGCGGTGGCGGCCGTCGCGACGGCGGCAGCGCCGATGGCAAGCCGCGTCCGCGCCGCAAGCCGCGTGTGGAGGGCGAGGCGCCGGTTGCAGCGGCTGCATCGGTTCCGCCAGTGGTTGCCGACGCGGTAACCGTTGCGCCGTCCATCGACGCCGATGGCGAGCGTGCACCGCGCAAGCGGCGGCGTCGCCGCAAGGGCCGGCCGGTCGAAGGTGGCGAGCCGGTGGTGGCATCCACGCCGGTGCCGGCGCCCGCCGCGCCGCGCAAGCCCACCCAGGTGGTCGCCAAGCCGGTGCGTGCCGCGGCCAAGCCGGCCGGCAGCCCGTCGTTGCTGAGCCGGATCGGGCGCCGCCTGCGTTCGCTGGTGTCGGGCAACTGA
- the rpoH gene encoding RNA polymerase sigma factor RpoH, which yields MNQTTSTALVANNLPIPSALGSLDAYIGAVHQIPVLSVDEEQNLARRFRDEADLDAARELVHSHLRFVVHVARGYNGYGLPLGDLIQEGNIGLMKAVKRFDPDMGVRLVSFAVHWIRAEMHEFILKNWRIVKVATTKAQRKLFFNLRKSKTRLGWLNASEVTAVAKDLNVSEREVMEMESRLSGRDIGFDASSDEDDDHGPPSPVSYLVANEEDPSQAYERHDSEDNQLQLLREGMAGLDTRSRDIVKRRWLDSESKVTLQELADEYGVSAERIRQIEANALKKMKALFVA from the coding sequence ATGAACCAGACTACTTCGACTGCCCTTGTGGCAAACAATCTCCCGATTCCCAGTGCGCTCGGTTCGCTGGACGCCTACATCGGTGCCGTGCACCAGATCCCGGTGCTGTCGGTCGATGAGGAGCAGAATCTGGCCCGCCGTTTCCGCGACGAGGCGGACCTGGACGCGGCGCGTGAATTGGTCCATTCCCACCTGCGCTTCGTGGTGCATGTGGCCCGCGGCTACAACGGCTACGGCCTGCCGCTGGGCGATTTGATCCAGGAAGGCAATATCGGCCTGATGAAGGCGGTCAAGCGCTTCGACCCGGACATGGGCGTGCGCCTGGTCAGCTTCGCGGTGCATTGGATCCGTGCGGAAATGCACGAGTTCATCCTGAAGAACTGGCGCATCGTCAAGGTCGCCACGACCAAGGCGCAGCGCAAGCTGTTCTTCAACCTGCGCAAGTCCAAGACCCGCCTGGGCTGGCTCAACGCGTCGGAAGTGACCGCGGTTGCCAAGGACCTGAACGTCTCCGAGCGTGAAGTGATGGAAATGGAATCGCGTCTGTCCGGCCGCGATATCGGGTTCGATGCCTCCTCGGACGAGGACGACGACCATGGCCCGCCGTCGCCGGTGAGCTACCTGGTGGCCAACGAGGAAGATCCCTCGCAGGCGTACGAGCGGCATGACAGCGAAGACAACCAGCTGCAATTGCTGCGCGAAGGCATGGCCGGCCTGGACACGCGTTCGCGCGACATCGTCAAGCGTCGCTGGCTGGATTCGGAGTCCAAGGTGACGCTGCAGGAACTGGCCGATGAGTACGGCGTGTCGGCCGAGCGTATCCGCCAGATCGAGGCGAATGCGCTGAAGAAGATGAAGGCGCTGTTCGTCGCCTGA
- the ftsX gene encoding permease-like cell division protein FtsX, giving the protein MSKLANTETVAPSRVGVWIDHHLHSIAFSLGRAMRKPWATLLTIVVMALALALPLGLSIALDNVKLLAGSVQQSRQINLFLKVDVAADAAQALAGELRARPDVAKVTLRTPEQGLAELRESAKLDEAADALGDNPLPTLLIVTPGDATDDAQLASALQALPQTDQVQHDALWRKRLDGWLHFGERLVQVLSALLGMGAVLVVGNTVRLDIQSRREEIGVLQLLGASDGFIRRPFLYLGAWYGLGAGAVALALIAASGLALRAPLATLADSYGSSFTLHGLDLLHSAMVLVGTLVLGWLGAWLVTGHFLRQTRPTET; this is encoded by the coding sequence ATGAGCAAGCTCGCCAATACCGAAACCGTGGCGCCCTCGCGCGTTGGGGTGTGGATCGACCACCACCTGCACAGCATCGCCTTCAGCCTGGGCCGCGCGATGCGCAAGCCGTGGGCCACGTTGCTGACCATCGTGGTGATGGCCTTGGCGCTGGCGCTGCCGCTGGGGCTGTCGATCGCGCTGGACAACGTCAAGCTGCTGGCCGGCAGTGTGCAGCAGTCGCGCCAGATCAATCTGTTCCTGAAGGTCGACGTGGCCGCCGATGCGGCGCAGGCGCTGGCCGGCGAGCTGCGTGCACGCCCGGATGTGGCCAAGGTCACCCTGCGCACGCCGGAGCAGGGCTTGGCCGAGCTGCGTGAGAGCGCCAAGCTCGATGAAGCTGCCGATGCGCTGGGCGACAACCCGCTACCGACCCTGTTGATCGTCACTCCCGGCGACGCGACCGACGACGCGCAGCTGGCCAGTGCGCTGCAGGCGCTGCCGCAAACCGATCAGGTGCAGCACGATGCGCTGTGGCGCAAGCGCCTGGATGGCTGGCTGCACTTCGGTGAGCGCCTGGTCCAGGTGTTGTCCGCCCTGCTCGGGATGGGTGCGGTGCTGGTGGTCGGCAACACCGTGCGGCTGGACATCCAGTCGCGACGCGAAGAAATCGGTGTGCTGCAGTTGCTCGGCGCCAGCGACGGCTTCATCCGTCGCCCGTTTTTGTATCTGGGCGCGTGGTACGGCCTGGGCGCCGGCGCTGTCGCGCTCGCTCTGATCGCCGCCTCGGGCCTGGCCTTGCGTGCGCCGTTGGCGACATTGGCCGACAGTTACGGCAGTTCCTTTACCCTGCACGGGCTGGATCTGTTGCATTCTGCGATGGTGCTGGTCGGTACCCTGGTCCTGGGTTGGTTGGGTGCCTGGCTGGTGACCGGCCATTTCCTTCGCCAGACCCGTCCTACCGAGACCTGA